Proteins from one Oscillatoria sp. FACHB-1407 genomic window:
- a CDS encoding RecQ family ATP-dependent DNA helicase, translating into MHLSEQTGWDYVRAAFQRIWGYDDFRPPQGEIIHSLLAHQDALVVMPTGGGKSICFQLPALLRTGLTLVVSPLVALMENQVQELHQRSLPAALLHGELPSYQRRQTLLDVQRQHLRLLYLSPETLLSPPVWEVLCQPHLKINGLILDEAHCLVQWGDTFRPTYRRLGAARLELVKRKPPNTRIGIAAFTATADPHAQGVIQDVLGLKNPDIFRLNPYRSNLHLAVQTTWTPRGRRQQLLKFIRQHPEQAGLVYVRTRRDSESLATWLSEKGYKTAAYHAGLSPDERRYMETAWLKGDLQFVVCTSAFGMGINKPDVRWVIHFHAPMLLSEYVQEVGRAGRDGKAADALTLVSEPTGWLDPEDKQRLHFFQERVRSQQRLAQELVQQLPTEGDVNTITTQFKQGAIALSLLHSSGQLNWQDPFHYVLTSTQLPQFPKQEQGVQQMLQFLTTSECRWKFLLQAFGFGDDAKSMRCGHCDRCLSR; encoded by the coding sequence ATGCACCTTTCAGAACAGACTGGGTGGGATTATGTTCGTGCAGCATTCCAACGAATTTGGGGTTATGACGACTTTCGCCCACCTCAAGGAGAAATTATTCACAGCCTTTTGGCACACCAAGATGCGTTAGTGGTAATGCCCACTGGCGGCGGGAAATCCATTTGCTTTCAATTGCCAGCTTTACTGCGGACAGGGCTGACGCTTGTCGTTTCCCCGTTAGTGGCTCTCATGGAAAATCAAGTCCAGGAACTGCATCAGCGCAGCCTTCCCGCTGCTCTGCTCCATGGTGAGTTGCCTAGCTATCAGCGGCGACAGACCCTCTTAGATGTGCAACGACAACACTTACGGCTTTTGTATTTATCGCCAGAGACACTCCTCAGCCCACCAGTGTGGGAGGTCTTGTGTCAGCCCCACCTCAAAATCAATGGGCTGATTTTAGATGAGGCACATTGTTTGGTGCAGTGGGGAGATACCTTTCGTCCTACCTATCGACGACTGGGGGCAGCCCGATTGGAATTGGTAAAACGCAAACCACCCAATACTCGAATTGGGATTGCTGCCTTCACGGCGACCGCTGATCCTCATGCGCAGGGGGTTATTCAAGACGTGTTGGGACTCAAGAACCCAGATATTTTTCGGCTTAACCCCTATCGATCTAACCTGCATCTGGCAGTTCAAACAACCTGGACCCCACGTGGACGACGGCAGCAACTACTCAAATTTATTCGGCAACACCCGGAGCAAGCGGGCTTAGTCTATGTTCGCACTCGTCGAGATAGTGAAAGCTTGGCTACCTGGCTTTCTGAGAAGGGATATAAAACCGCTGCCTATCATGCGGGTCTAAGTCCGGATGAACGCCGCTACATGGAAACTGCCTGGCTGAAAGGTGATCTTCAGTTTGTGGTTTGCACCTCCGCTTTTGGCATGGGGATCAATAAACCTGATGTCCGTTGGGTGATTCACTTTCATGCCCCAATGTTGCTATCCGAATATGTGCAGGAAGTCGGTAGAGCCGGACGGGATGGAAAAGCGGCTGACGCACTGACTCTGGTGAGTGAACCGACGGGTTGGCTTGACCCAGAGGATAAGCAACGGTTGCACTTCTTTCAAGAGCGAGTGCGATCGCAACAACGCCTTGCCCAAGAATTAGTACAACAGCTTCCGACCGAAGGAGATGTGAATACGATCACGACTCAATTTAAGCAGGGGGCGATCGCCCTGTCTCTCCTCCACAGCAGCGGACAGTTGAACTGGCAAGACCCATTTCACTACGTCCTCACCTCGACTCAACTACCCCAATTTCCAAAACAGGAGCAGGGAGTTCAGCAAATGCTGCAATTCCTCACAACCTCGGAGTGTCGTTGGAAGTTTTTGCTACAGGCCTTTGGTTTTGGGGATGATGCAAAATCGATGCGATGTGGGCATTGCGATCGCTGCTTATCCCGATGA
- the msrA gene encoding peptide-methionine (S)-S-oxide reductase MsrA — MAIFGFGKKLSLPTPQEALPGRSTVMPVPPAHFVNGHPLKPPFPDGLEVAMFGLGCFWGAERKFWQQEGVFTTAVGYAAGVTPNPTYQEVCTGMTGHNEVVLVAFDPKVVSYEQLLKVFWESHDPTQGMRQGNDVGTQYRSGIYTYSEAQKQQAIASRDAYQSALSAQGYGKITTEILDAPEFYYAEAYHQQYLAKNPNGYCGLGGTKVCYPASAAV; from the coding sequence ATGGCAATCTTTGGATTTGGCAAAAAGTTATCTCTTCCCACCCCCCAGGAGGCACTTCCTGGGCGGTCAACGGTAATGCCAGTACCCCCGGCTCACTTTGTCAATGGTCATCCCCTAAAGCCACCCTTTCCCGATGGTTTAGAAGTTGCGATGTTTGGTTTGGGCTGTTTTTGGGGTGCTGAGCGCAAGTTTTGGCAGCAAGAGGGAGTGTTTACCACAGCGGTAGGCTATGCGGCAGGTGTGACTCCAAACCCCACCTATCAAGAAGTGTGTACTGGCATGACAGGACACAATGAAGTGGTTCTCGTGGCGTTTGACCCTAAAGTAGTCAGCTATGAGCAACTGCTGAAGGTCTTTTGGGAAAGCCATGATCCCACTCAGGGAATGCGCCAGGGCAATGACGTTGGCACACAGTATCGGTCTGGAATCTACACCTATTCTGAAGCGCAAAAGCAACAGGCGATCGCCTCACGGGATGCTTATCAGTCAGCATTGAGTGCTCAGGGATACGGGAAGATCACCACTGAAATCCTGGATGCTCCAGAGTTTTATTACGCTGAAGCATATCACCAGCAATATCTGGCTAAAAATCCCAACGGCTACTGTGGTCTAGGTGGTACCAAGGTTTGCTATCCTGCCTCTGCTGCGGTTTAA
- a CDS encoding GAF domain-containing protein, which produces MTPAEGAIALSDADLNAPPTGALATTRGSFSSFLAPLTQDTFKQVVTDVEQKLQVVNQTLSMLDDMLSSQGFDAILDEMLRSITLKTGELLNADRTTIFLLDEEKDELWSIVAKDENGNNLELRFPKTAGIAGEVATTKAVVNIPYDFYNDPRSKTAQESDKKNHYRTYTMLAMPLLGEQGDLVAVVQLLNKLKLNYDPHATLEDKIDMDGFSSHDEQLFEEFAPSIRLILESSRSFYKATQKQRAASALMKATKSLSQSSLDLEETLGRVMEEAKELMQADRSTLWLLDRDSHELWTKIPINNELKEYRIPMSAGFAGQVATTGEPLLIPFDLYDHPNSAISKETDQKTGYRTCSILCMPVFNADNELIAVTQLINKRKQGDHPPYDPANYPEAPECWRASFNRNDLEFMQAFNIQAGVALQNAKLFATVKQQEQTQRDILRSLSNGVISTDKDGKIIAANESAKKLLGLDESKPLEGQLVTELVQLEKGKFSEYFYSVINAEDHKDRQEYYPDQTLQTANKKEQHSINLSINTIADATDSNNVSGALVVMDDISDEKRLKSTMYRYMSQEIAEQVLKGGEVKLGGDRREVSVLFSDIRGYTTLTETMEAEEVVEMLNEYFEAMVGAVFENKGTLDKYIGDAIMAVFGSPLPIEDHAYQAVKTAIDMRHRLEEFNEKRIESDQPIIRIGIGINSDVVVTGNIGSKQRVEFTSIGDGVNLGSRLEGASKLYGTDIVISETTYQPCADRIWARELDCIRVKGKNKPVSIYELIGLTDDPLNDRQLRTIDLYQKGRSYYLDRKFRLALNEFATIVDELNNDDKAAKLHMERCTYYLTHPPDDETWNDGVWTLTEK; this is translated from the coding sequence ATGACTCCAGCTGAAGGGGCGATCGCCCTTTCTGATGCTGACCTGAATGCACCTCCTACAGGTGCTCTGGCAACTACTCGCGGGTCATTCTCAAGCTTTTTAGCCCCCCTCACGCAAGACACCTTTAAACAGGTCGTCACGGATGTTGAGCAGAAACTTCAGGTGGTCAATCAGACCCTCTCCATGTTGGATGACATGTTGAGTTCACAAGGGTTTGATGCCATTTTGGATGAAATGCTGCGATCGATTACGTTGAAAACAGGTGAACTGTTAAACGCCGATCGCACTACTATTTTCCTTTTAGATGAAGAGAAGGATGAGCTGTGGTCGATTGTTGCTAAAGACGAAAACGGTAACAATCTAGAGCTGCGGTTCCCGAAAACAGCTGGAATTGCGGGGGAAGTTGCAACCACCAAAGCTGTGGTTAACATTCCCTACGATTTTTATAACGATCCCCGTTCTAAAACCGCACAAGAATCGGATAAAAAGAATCACTATCGCACTTACACCATGTTGGCTATGCCGCTGCTGGGTGAGCAGGGTGACTTGGTGGCAGTGGTGCAACTGCTGAATAAGCTGAAGCTGAACTATGATCCCCATGCGACCTTGGAAGATAAGATCGACATGGATGGATTTTCTAGCCATGATGAGCAACTGTTTGAAGAGTTTGCTCCCTCTATCCGCCTGATTTTAGAATCCTCTCGCTCATTCTATAAAGCAACTCAAAAGCAACGCGCCGCATCCGCTTTAATGAAGGCGACTAAATCCCTGAGCCAGAGCAGCCTGGATCTAGAGGAAACCCTGGGCAGGGTGATGGAGGAAGCCAAGGAATTGATGCAAGCTGATCGCAGTACTTTGTGGCTCCTGGATCGGGATAGTCATGAGTTATGGACGAAGATTCCCATTAATAATGAGTTAAAGGAATACCGCATTCCCATGTCGGCTGGCTTTGCGGGTCAGGTGGCAACGACAGGTGAGCCATTACTAATTCCCTTTGACTTGTACGATCATCCCAACTCTGCGATCTCGAAAGAGACGGATCAAAAAACGGGGTATCGGACGTGCAGCATCTTATGTATGCCGGTGTTTAACGCTGATAATGAGTTGATTGCAGTGACTCAACTGATTAACAAGCGCAAGCAAGGCGATCATCCGCCCTACGATCCAGCGAATTATCCCGAAGCCCCCGAATGCTGGCGAGCTAGTTTTAACCGCAATGACCTGGAGTTCATGCAGGCATTCAACATTCAAGCAGGGGTTGCTCTGCAAAATGCCAAGCTCTTTGCAACGGTTAAACAGCAGGAACAGACCCAACGCGACATTTTGCGATCGCTCTCCAACGGGGTCATCTCAACCGACAAAGACGGCAAGATTATTGCCGCTAATGAAAGTGCGAAAAAACTGCTGGGTTTAGATGAAAGCAAACCCCTGGAAGGGCAACTGGTCACAGAACTGGTCCAACTTGAAAAAGGTAAGTTTTCCGAGTACTTCTACTCGGTCATCAATGCCGAAGACCACAAAGACCGACAGGAATATTACCCTGATCAAACCCTGCAAACCGCTAATAAAAAAGAACAACACAGCATTAACCTGTCGATTAACACCATTGCGGATGCAACCGATAGCAACAATGTTTCGGGCGCACTCGTTGTGATGGATGACATCAGTGACGAAAAACGGCTCAAGAGCACTATGTATCGCTATATGAGCCAGGAAATTGCAGAACAGGTGCTCAAAGGCGGTGAAGTCAAGCTGGGAGGCGATCGCCGAGAAGTCTCCGTGCTGTTCTCTGATATTCGGGGCTACACAACCTTGACCGAGACGATGGAAGCCGAAGAAGTCGTGGAGATGCTCAACGAATACTTTGAGGCGATGGTAGGAGCTGTCTTTGAAAACAAAGGCACCCTCGATAAGTACATTGGAGACGCCATCATGGCAGTCTTTGGTTCTCCTCTACCGATTGAGGATCACGCCTATCAAGCGGTTAAAACGGCGATTGACATGCGGCATCGGCTTGAGGAGTTTAACGAGAAACGCATTGAGAGCGATCAGCCAATTATCAGAATTGGAATTGGAATTAACTCTGATGTCGTGGTCACGGGCAATATTGGTTCTAAGCAACGGGTCGAATTTACATCGATTGGTGATGGGGTTAACCTGGGTTCTCGCTTAGAGGGAGCCAGTAAACTCTATGGCACTGATATTGTGATTAGCGAAACTACCTATCAACCCTGCGCCGATCGCATCTGGGCACGAGAACTCGATTGCATTCGGGTTAAAGGCAAGAACAAACCCGTTAGCATTTACGAATTGATCGGTCTGACCGATGACCCCCTGAATGACCGCCAACTGAGAACCATTGACCTCTATCAAAAAGGTCGGTCATACTATCTCGATCGCAAATTCAGACTTGCCCTGAATGAGTTTGCCACCATTGTGGATGAGCTAAACAATGATGACAAAGCGGCTAAACTTCACATGGAGCGGTGTACCTATTACCTCACCCATCCACCCGATGACGAGACGTGGAATGATGGCGTTTGGACACTGACGGAGAAATAA